One Carassius gibelio isolate Cgi1373 ecotype wild population from Czech Republic chromosome A7, carGib1.2-hapl.c, whole genome shotgun sequence DNA window includes the following coding sequences:
- the LOC128016626 gene encoding protocadherin-7-like isoform X3, producing MRTTGIVDCLSYCFLILQLLSQPAAKQVLRYRLAEEGPADVRVGNVAADLGIMAGMDVTFTLESGSEYFKIDNMTGDLSTNERRIDREKLPQCQMIFDENECFIDFEVSVIGPAQSWVDLFEGKVIILDINDNTPSFPSPVLTLSVEENRPIGTLYLLPTATDRDFGRNGIERYELIQDNGESSVRRIGTSGSGSVDTHTGKRRLDEGASRSSVFELQVADTTDGEKQPQLLIKGALDREQRDSYELTLRVRDGGDPPRSSQAILRVMITDVNDNTPRFEKSVYEADLPENSSPGAPILQLKAGDTDVGVNGQIEYVFGAATESVRRLLRLDESTGWLSVLHRIDREDVSQLRFTVMARDRGQPPKTDKATVIINIKDENDNVPNIDIRKIGRIFLKDGVANVAEDVIVDTPIALVQVSDRDKGPNGIVTCTVVGDVPFQLKPASEVEGEMNKKKYFLHTSALLDYEAVQEYNVVIVAVDSGSPSLSSNNSLIVKVGDMNDNPPVFSKSTVEVSFPENNAPGERVVTVVALDADSGKNAEISYSLDSAVNGIFSIDADTGDIRVNTILDREQMERYEFKVIAKDKGMPVLQGSATVVVLVADKNDNEPKFMQDVFTFYIQENLQPNSPVGMITVMDADKGQNADMSLYIEEEEDIFSIDNNTGTIFSNMAFDREQKTTYSFHVKAVDGGDPPRSATATVSLSVMDVNDNPPTVTFPVNSSYTLLPPSSNIRTVVRTVSATDRDTGVNANLSYRIVGGNPFQLFEINAWTGVIMLVGKLEQKHFGLHRLVVQVNDSGVPSQSTTTLVHIYINETLSNSTIVEAQVAKSLGTPLNADIAGDPNYDLGKQRLSIAIGVVSGIMTVILIILVVVMARYCRPKNKNGYEAGKKDHEDFFTPQPHDKGKKPKKDKNKKKSKQPLYSSIVTVEASKPNIQRYDGVNDKLSDSPGMGCYRSVNGGPGSPDLARHYKSSSPLPTVQLHPQSPTSGKKHQAVQDLPPANTFVGTGDNISIGSDHCSEYSSQTINKYNKQTLGPCLT from the coding sequence ATGAGGACTACAGGCATTGTGGACTGTTTAAGCTACTGCTTTCTTATTCTGCAGCTGCTGAGTCAGCCCGCAGCCAAGCAAGTGCTCCGGTACCGCCTGGCTGAGGAGGGTCCTGCCGATGTACGGGTGGGTAATGTAGCCGCGGACCTTGGCATCATGGCTGGCATGGATGTGACTTTTACATTAGAATCTGGCTCCGAGTACTTCAAAATCGATAACATGACCGGAGACCTGAGCACGAACGAGCGGCGCATAGACCGCGAAAAGCTGCCGCAGTGTCAAATGATTTTTGATGAGAACGAGTGTTTTATAGATTTCGAAGTGTCCGTGATAGGACCCGCGCAGAGCTGGGTTGATCTCTTCGAGGGCAAAGTGATTATTTTAGACATAAACGACAACACGCCGTCTTTCCCCTCACCTGTTCTGACGCTCTCCGTTGAGGAGAACAGACCCATTGGCACACTTTATCTGTTGCCCACGGCCACCGACAGAGATTTCGGTCGGAATGGAATTGAGCGCTACGAGTTGATTCAGGACAACGGCGAGAGCTCTGTCAGACGGATCGGCACTTCCGGCTCTGGCAGTGTTGACACTCACACGGGCAAACGGAGGCTCGACGAGGGCGCGAGCCGTAGCAGCGTCTTTGAACTTCAAGTTGCTGACACAACAGACGGCGAGAAGCAGCCGCAGCTCCTTATCAAAGGCGCGCTGGACAGAGAGCAGCGCGACTCCTATGAGCTCACTCTGCGTGTCAGAGATGGGGGTGACCCCCCACGCTCCTCCCAAGCCATTCTTAGGGTGATGATCACAGATGTAAATGATAACACCCCACGCTTTGAAAAGAGTGTTTATGAGGCAGACCTGCCAGAAAACAGCTCCCCAGGTGCCCCCATACTCCAGCTAAAAGCGGGCGACACTGATGTTGGAGTGAATGGACAGATTGAATATGTCTTTGGAGCAGCCACAGAGTCGGTGCGACGACTGCTGCGTCTCGACGAGAGCACTGGCTGGCTCAGTGTTTTGCACAGAATTGACCGTGAAGATGTGAGCCAGCTTCGCTTCACAGTCATGGCACGTGATCGCGGACAGCCTCCTAAGACTGACAAAGCGACAGTGATCATCAACATCAAAGATGAAAATGACAACGTCCCCAATATAGATATCCGAAAAATCGGACGCATTTTTCTCAAAGACGGTGTGGCCAATGTGGCAGAGGACGTGATTGTCGATACACCCATCGCTCTGGTCCAAGTTTCAGACCGAGATAAAGGACCGAACGGTATAGTGACGTGCACCGTAGTGGGAGATGTTCCGTTTCAGCTCAAACCTGCTAGTGAGGTTGAGggtgaaatgaataaaaagaagtACTTTCTCCATACGTCAGCACTACTTGATTATGAAGCAGTGCAGGAGTATAATGTGGTCATCGTTGCTGTTGACTCTGGGAGCCCTAGTCTTTCTAGCAACAATTCACTTATAGTGAAAGTTGGGGACATGAATGACAATCCCCCAGTTTTTAGCAAAAGCACAGTGGAAGTTTCATTTCCTGAAAACAATGCTCCCGGTGAGCGTGTCGTCACAGTAGTGGCCTTAGATGCAGATAGCGGCAAAAATGCAGAAATCTCTTACTCCCTGGACTCTGCTGTTAACGGAATATTTTCCATTGATGCAGACACTGGTGATATCCGTGTCAACACCATACTTGACAGGGAGCAGATGGAACGATATGAGTTCAAAGTTATCGCCAAAGACAAAGGCATGCCTGTCCTGCAGGGCTCGGCCACTGTGGTAGTCCTGGTGGCGGATAAAAATGACAATGAGCCAAAGTTCATGCAGGATGTGTTCACTTTCTATATACAGGAAAACCTGCAACCCAACAGCCCTGTTGGCATGATAACGGTCATGGATGCCGACAAAGGACAAAATGCAGACATGAGTCTATACATTGAGGAAGAAGAAGACATTTTCTCTATTGACAACAACACAGGCACCATCTTCTCAAACATGGCTTTTGACCGTGAGCAAAAAACCACTTATTCATTCCATGTCAAAGCTGTTGATGGAGGTGATCCACCCCGGTCAGCTACAGCCACGGTGTCTCTCTCTGTAATGGATGTAAATGACAATCCCCCCACTGTCACTTTTCCAGTGAATAGCTCATACACGCTGCTTCCTCCTTCTAGCAACATAAGGACAGTGGTCAGGACTGTCTCGGCTACTGATAGAGACACAGGTGTTAATGCTAACCTCAGCTACAGAATAGTGGGCGGCAATCCATTTCAGTTGTTTGAAATTAATGCATGGACTGGTGTGATTATGTTAGTTGGCAAACTAGAGCAAAAACATTTTGGCCTTCATCGACTGGTTGTGCAAGTGAATGACAGCGGGGTTCCATCTCAAAGCACCACCACATTGGTTCACATCTACATCAACGAAACGCTTTCCAACTCCACTATTGTAGAGGCGCAAGTTGCCAAAAGTCTTGGTACGCCACTCAATGCTGACATTGCAGGAGACCCTAACTATGACTTGGGAAAGCAACGGCTGAGCATCGCCATAGGAGTTGTATCAGGGATCATGACGGTGATTCTTATCATCTTGGTAGTCGTCATGGCCCGCTACTGTCGTCCCAAGAACAAGAACGGCTACGAGGCTGGAAAGAAAGACCATGAGGACTTCTTCACTCCTCAGCCACATGATAAAGGCAAGAAACCCAAGAAAGACAAGAATAAGAAAAAGTCTAAACAGCCTTTATATAGCAGCATCGTCACAGTCGAGGCATCCAAGCCAAATATACAGCGCTACGATGGCGTTAATGATAAACTGTCGGACAGTCCAGGAATGGGCTGCTATAGGTCTGTCAACGGTGGCCCTGGAAGCCCAGATCTTGCCCGCCATTACAAGTCCAGTTCACCCTTGCCCACCGTTCAACTGCACCCTCAGTCGCCAACATCAGGGAAAAAACACCAGGCGGTTCAGGACCTTCCGCCAGCCAACACATTTGTCGGCACTGGAGATAACATATCCATCGGATCAGACCACTGTTCTGAGTACAGCAGCCAAACCATCAACAAGTACAACAAACAG